In Ananas comosus cultivar F153 linkage group 10, ASM154086v1, whole genome shotgun sequence, the following proteins share a genomic window:
- the LOC109716707 gene encoding uncharacterized protein LOC109716707, translating into MAPNGETLVTSFSLKKFANNPQKPRKFSMEGLQRTISDLSFELSKDATETQLPPISEVEDAKCECCGMSEECTQEYIRRVRDKFNGKWICGLCSEAVKEEAEKNGGGRDKALDTHMSVCSRFNRLGRTQPVLLQAEAMREMLRKSSKMARSKSSNPRDRENLKKGGIMRSSSCIPAITKDMTERTHL; encoded by the coding sequence ATGGCACCCAATGGAGAAACCCTAGTCACCTCCTTCTCTCTGAAGAAGTTCGCGAACAATCCTCAGAAGCCTCGAAAGTTCTCGATGGAAGGCTTACAGCGGACGATTTCCGACCTCTCCTTCGAGCTGAGCAAAGACGCGACGGAGACGCAACTCCCTCCGATATCCGAAGTGGAGGACGCAAAGTGCGAGTGCTGCGGCATGTCCGAGGAGTGCACGCAGGAGTACATCCGCCGCGTTCGCGACAAGTTCAACGGTAAGTGGATATGCGGGCTGTGCTCGGAGGCGGTGAAGGAAGAGGCGGAGAAGAACGGAGGGGGACGGGACAAGGCCCTCGACACACATATGAGCGTGTGCTCGAGGTTTAACAGGCTCGGGAGGACACAGCCAGTCCTGCTTCAGGCCGAGGCGATGAGGGAGATGCTGAGGAAGTCGTCGAAGATGGCGAGGTCGAAATCCAGTAACCCTAGAGATAGGGAGAATCTGAAGAAAGGAGGCATCATGAGGAGCTCCAGTTGCATTCCTGCAATAACAAAGGACATGACTGAGAGAACACACCTGTGA